In the Ictalurus punctatus breed USDA103 chromosome 7, Coco_2.0, whole genome shotgun sequence genome, one interval contains:
- the nat16l gene encoding N-acetyltransferase 16, like isoform X1 has protein sequence MESLPRKNAGISTRVPDWFQTDLLPSSDAMEAQFVGESDGLTFWLARPQDYDEVMAISQDIYNGNDYLPHRYPTWMTEHDRVVIIGRRNGKLVALDSALVVDGGQTVVLEGLRVCPSERGCGVAGVIQRVTDCYVKQVYPSVTTKRLTRADNPGPENLSKFIFLSCQAILSVFGEAESFKRFISGLKAKLESTEKSDGHSNNNQKLFVLKDRHQLKSILMEPDLSLRLQLPGGAIIQDWQPLKPIESNLEILERRNLTWMVDCFDDKPMFMSLHTPPYPVPFNAGSLRFNIDMFGTDASLARRALIAHLEQIIEKIHGTVLVHVYMPKTFWEVMRQFCEGDEGVKQWEIFQEQLFLEKEMS, from the exons ATGGAAAGCCTACCAAGGAAGAACGCGGGTATCAGCACAAGGGTGCCTGACTGGTTCCAGACAGATTTACTACCGTCTAG CGATGCAATGGAGGCACAGTTTGTAGGAGAAAGTGATGGTCTAACATTCTGGCTGGCCAGACCACAAGACTATGATGAGGTGATGGCCATATCACAGGACATCTACAATGGCAACGATTACCTTCCACATCGCTATCCCACCTGGATGACTGAGCATGACAGAGTGGTCATAATTGGCAGAAGGAATGGGAAGCTG GTGGCACTGGACTCTGCACTGGTGGTTGATGGAGGGCAAACAGTGGTGTTGGAGGGATTAAGGGTGTGTCCTAGTGAAAGAGGATGCGGTGTGGCTGGAGTTATCCAGAGAGTGACTGATTGCTACGTTAAGCAGGTTTACCCAAGTGTAACAACCAAACGATTGACAAGAGCTGACAACCCAGGACCTGAAAATCTCTCCaagtttatttttctgtcttgCCAG gctatTCTGTCTGTGTTTGGAGAGGCTGAgagttttaaaagatttatctCAGGCCTAAAAGCAAAACTGGAAAGCACAGAGAAATCAGATGGGCacagcaacaacaaccaaaaactATTTGTACTGAAGGACAGACATCAGCTTAAGTCAATACTCATGGAACCTGATCTTTCATTGAGACTTCAGCTTCCAGGAGGTGCCATCATCCAAGACTGGCAGCCTCTGAAACCAATAGAAAGCAACCTGGAGATTTTAGAAAGGCGAAACCTGACTTGGATGGTTGATTGTTTCGATGATAAACCAATGTTTATGAGCCTGCACACACCACCCTATCCTGTTCCATTTAATGCAGGTTCTTTGCGGTTCAACATAGACATGTTTGGGACTGATGCATCTTTAGCAAGGAGGGCACTGATAGCACATTTAGAGCAGATAATTGAGAAGATTCATGGCACTGTTTTGGTTCATGTTTACATGCCTAAAACTTTTTGGGAAGTCATGAGACAGTTTTGTGAGGGAGATGAAGGAGTAAAACAATGGGAGATTTTCCAGGAGCAACTGTTTCTGGAGAAAGAGATGTCATAA
- the nat16l gene encoding N-acetyltransferase 16, like isoform X2: MLSDAMEAQFVGESDGLTFWLARPQDYDEVMAISQDIYNGNDYLPHRYPTWMTEHDRVVIIGRRNGKLVALDSALVVDGGQTVVLEGLRVCPSERGCGVAGVIQRVTDCYVKQVYPSVTTKRLTRADNPGPENLSKFIFLSCQAILSVFGEAESFKRFISGLKAKLESTEKSDGHSNNNQKLFVLKDRHQLKSILMEPDLSLRLQLPGGAIIQDWQPLKPIESNLEILERRNLTWMVDCFDDKPMFMSLHTPPYPVPFNAGSLRFNIDMFGTDASLARRALIAHLEQIIEKIHGTVLVHVYMPKTFWEVMRQFCEGDEGVKQWEIFQEQLFLEKEMS; this comes from the exons atgttgag CGATGCAATGGAGGCACAGTTTGTAGGAGAAAGTGATGGTCTAACATTCTGGCTGGCCAGACCACAAGACTATGATGAGGTGATGGCCATATCACAGGACATCTACAATGGCAACGATTACCTTCCACATCGCTATCCCACCTGGATGACTGAGCATGACAGAGTGGTCATAATTGGCAGAAGGAATGGGAAGCTG GTGGCACTGGACTCTGCACTGGTGGTTGATGGAGGGCAAACAGTGGTGTTGGAGGGATTAAGGGTGTGTCCTAGTGAAAGAGGATGCGGTGTGGCTGGAGTTATCCAGAGAGTGACTGATTGCTACGTTAAGCAGGTTTACCCAAGTGTAACAACCAAACGATTGACAAGAGCTGACAACCCAGGACCTGAAAATCTCTCCaagtttatttttctgtcttgCCAG gctatTCTGTCTGTGTTTGGAGAGGCTGAgagttttaaaagatttatctCAGGCCTAAAAGCAAAACTGGAAAGCACAGAGAAATCAGATGGGCacagcaacaacaaccaaaaactATTTGTACTGAAGGACAGACATCAGCTTAAGTCAATACTCATGGAACCTGATCTTTCATTGAGACTTCAGCTTCCAGGAGGTGCCATCATCCAAGACTGGCAGCCTCTGAAACCAATAGAAAGCAACCTGGAGATTTTAGAAAGGCGAAACCTGACTTGGATGGTTGATTGTTTCGATGATAAACCAATGTTTATGAGCCTGCACACACCACCCTATCCTGTTCCATTTAATGCAGGTTCTTTGCGGTTCAACATAGACATGTTTGGGACTGATGCATCTTTAGCAAGGAGGGCACTGATAGCACATTTAGAGCAGATAATTGAGAAGATTCATGGCACTGTTTTGGTTCATGTTTACATGCCTAAAACTTTTTGGGAAGTCATGAGACAGTTTTGTGAGGGAGATGAAGGAGTAAAACAATGGGAGATTTTCCAGGAGCAACTGTTTCTGGAGAAAGAGATGTCATAA